A single region of the Oryzias latipes chromosome 19, ASM223467v1 genome encodes:
- the LOC101175551 gene encoding protein Tob1: MQLEIQVALNFIISYLYNKLPRRRVNIFGEELERQLRRKYEGHWYPEKPYKGSGFRCIHVGEKVDPVVERAAKESGLDIEDVRNNLPQDLSVWIDPFEVSYQIGEKGAVKVLYVDDNGENGSELDREIKNSFNPEAQVFMPISDPAGASSESSSPSPPFGQSAAVSPSFMPRSAQPLTFTTATFAATKFGSTKMKSSRGGSGGGSKAARASPTSHLGVNVSSLLKQKAMSSSMHSLYGPGQNSALSPNAKEFVFSSLQGQASPGAVFPGEGALGLGALQYNNAFDVLAAYGGLNDKSLMDGLGLGGVQHSNQQFQPVMAN; the protein is encoded by the coding sequence ATGCAGCTGGAGATCCAGGTGGCTCTGAACTTCATCATCTCCTACCTGTACAACAAGCTGCCGCGCAGGCGCGTCAACATCTTCGGGGAGGAGCTGGAGCGCCAGCTGAGGCGGAAGTACGAGGGCCACTGGTACCCCGAGAAGCCCTACAAGGGCTCCGGCTTCAGGTGCATCCACGTGGGGGAGAAGGTGGACCCGGTGGTGGAGCGGGCGGCCAAAGAGAGCGGACTGGACATCGAGGACGTCCGGAATAACCTCCCCCAGGACCTGAGCGTGTGGATCGACCCGTTCGAGGTGTCCTACCAGATCGGGGAGAAGGGGGCGGTGAAGGTGCTGTACGTGGACGACAACGGCGAGAACGGCTCGGAGCTGGACAGGGAGATCAAGAACAGCTTTAACCCCGAGGCGCAGGTCTTCATGCCCATCAGCGACCCGGCGGGGGCCTCGTCCGAGTCCAGCTCCCCCTCGCCGCCGTTTGGACAGTCGGCGGCGGTGAGCCCGTCCTTCATGCCGCGCTCCGCCCAGCCCTTAACCTTCACCACCGCCACCTTCGCCGCCACCAAGTTCGGCTCCACAAAGATGAAGAGCAGCCGCGGCGGCAGTGGGGGGGGCAGCAAGGCAGCCCGCGCCTCCCCCACCAGTCACCTGGGTGTGAATGTGTCCTCCCTCCTGAAGCAGAAAgccatgtcctcctccatgcACTCTCTGTACGGGCCGGGCCAGAACTCCGCCCTCTCCCCCAACGCCAAGGAGTTCGTGTTCTCCAGCCTGCAGGGTCAGGCCAGCCCCGGCGCCGTCTTCCCGGGGGAGGGCGCCCTGGGCCTGGGGGCGCTGCAGTACAACAATGCCTTTGACGTGTTGGCGGCCTACGGCGGCCTGAACGACAAGTCCCTGATGGACGGGCTGGGCCTGGGCGGCGTGCAGCACTCCAACCAGCAGTTTCAGCCCGTCATGGCCAACTGA